A part of Doryrhamphus excisus isolate RoL2022-K1 chromosome 8, RoL_Dexc_1.0, whole genome shotgun sequence genomic DNA contains:
- the hif1al gene encoding hypoxia inducible factor 1 subunit alpha, like isoform X1 — protein sequence MFEVILIFLWRASWIDFVSTSSEQRKLRSRDAARCRRSKETELFYDLARTLPLPRRVSTHLDKAAIMRVTLSFLRMHRLLHPGGESPSLCEDKEEEEKEVEEDEEEDEDPANGLYAQALAGFIVVISEEGDMIYLTENVNKHVGIAQLELLGQSVYDFIHPCDQEELRDILSLRPGCGKKGAKGQLSLKNLFLRMKSTLTTRGRTVNIKSASWKVFHCTGHMRPLGDPSASPCGTVMTLLCEPVPHPSSVDFPLDTHTFLTRHSMDLRFTHCEGRVTELVGYEPTELIGRSAFEFHHALDSDHVNKSLQTLLAKGQVSTSPYRFLAKGGGFVWAETQATVLYSSKMSQPEAVVCLNFVLSAVEQSDVVLSTEQLCKEAESPPSAAEDSERLDENTGPSPSSLSEVEATDELLQVTPADGDAVSPLTGDFVSLSFATPHSPDSLPDDPEDLCTPELRQLLSPIFNPITPPSSSSSSSDKGSSPQPQPVQSQCEENVLDTSEVEKFFAFCPEDGDKAQDQEQLVMDGMDLEMLAPYISMDDDFQLTFFSGMPEEASEPPSSSPETPIVNRKRAYDPDEEDTLSQMITGDKRHKHDPPSLEEELLLSHSLLGCLEETGQSEVGFGPQGRSHLLTDRDPVLGGMKGLCDTAALMRDIFKSHPPDLFPPRLHMS from the exons ATGTTCGAGGTCATCTTGATCTTTCTATGGCGTGCCAGCTGGATCGACTTTGTGAG TACCAGTTCGGAGCAGAGGAAGTTGCGCTCCCGGGATGCGGCCCGATGCAGACGGAGCAAAGAGACCGAGCTCTTTTACGACCTGGCTCGGACGCTACCCCTCCCCCGGCGGGTCTCCACCCACCTGGACAAAGCGGCCATCATGAGGGTCACCCTCAGCTTCCTGCGCATGCACCGCCTCCTCCATCCTG GAGGCGAGAGTCCGAGTTTGTGTGAAGacaaagaagaggaggaaaaggaggtggaggaggatgaagaagaagacgaagaccCAGCCAACGGGCTGTACGCTCAGGCGCTGGCGGGCTTCATCGTGGTGATATCGGAGGAGGGGGACATGATCTACCTGACGGAGAACGTCAACAAGCATGTCGGCATCGCTCAG TTGGAGCTGCTGGGTCAGAGCGTCTACGACTTTATTCATCCCTGCGACCAGGAAGAGCTCAGGGACATCCTCTCCCTGCGCCCCG GCTGTGGTAAAAAAGGAGCCAAAGGTCAGCTCAGCCTCAAGAACCTCTTCTTACGGATGAAGAGCACACTGACCACCAGGGGGCGCACCGTCAACATCAAGTCTGCCAGCTGGAAG GTGTTCCACTGCACAGGTCACATGCGCCCACTGGGTGACCCGTCGGCGTCCCCTTGTGGCACGGTGATGACGCTGCTGTGTGAACCCGTCCCTCACCCGTCCAGTGTGGACTTCCCTCTGGACACGCACACCTTCCTCACCCGCCACAGCATGGACCTGCGCTTCACGCACTGCGAGGGCAG GGTGACGGAGCTGGTGGGGTACGAGCCGACCGAACTGATCGGCCGCTCAGCGTTCGAGTTCCACCACGCGCTCGACTCTGATCACGTCAACAAGAGCCTGCAGACGC TGCTGGCAAAGGGTCAAGTGAGCACCAGCCCCTACCGCTTCCTGGCGAAGGGCGGCGGATTCGTGTGGGCGGAGACTCAGGCCACCGTCCTCTACAGCAGCAAAATGTCACAGCCGGAGGCGGTGGTCTGCCTCAACTTTGTACTCAG CGCCGTTGAGCAGTCGGATGTGGTTTTGTCCACGGAGCAGCTTTGCAAAGAAGCAGAGTCGCCGCCTTCAGCCGCGGAGGACTCTGAACGCCTTGACGAGAACACGGGTCCCAGTCCCAGCAGCCTGTCTGAGGTTGAGGCGACAGACGAGCTTCTTCAGGTGACGCCGGCAGACGGAGACGCCGTTTCTCCGCTGACAGGAG ATTTTGTGTCTCTCTCCTTTGCGACACCGCACAGTCCAGACAGCCTCCCTGACGACCCCGAGGACCTGTGCACACCAGAGCTGAGACAGCTGCTCTCGCCCATATTCAACCCCATCACCCctccatcatcctcatcatcatcatcagacaAAGGCTCCTCACCGCAACCCCAGCCAGTACAG AGCCAATGCGAGGAGAACGTGCTGGACACCAGTGAGGTGGAGAAGTTTTTCGCCTTTTGTCCCGAAGATGGCGACAAGGCGCAGGATCAAGAACAGCTG GTCATGGACGGGATGGATCTGGAAATGTTGGCTCCTTACATCTCCATGGACGATGACTTCCAGCTGACCTTCTTCAGCGGCATGCCGGAGGAGGCGAGCGAGCCTCCGTCTTCTTCGCCAGAGACCCCCATCGTCAACAGGAAGCG GGCTTACGACCCAGATGAGGAGGACACGCTGTCCCAGATGATAACGGGTGACAAGAGACACAAACACGACCCCCCCTCACTGGAGGAGGAGCTCCTTCTGAGCCACTCGTTGCTG GGCTGCCTGGAGGAAACTGGCCAATCCGAGGTGGGGTTTGGCCCACAGGGGCGGAGTCACCTCCTCACCGACAGAGACCCTGTCTTAGGCGGCATGAAGGGGCTCTGCGACACAGCCG CTCTGATGAGGGACATATTCAAGTCGCACCCGCCCGACTTGTTCCCGCCTCGGTTGCACATGTCCTGA
- the zgc:152863 gene encoding sushi domain-containing protein 6 isoform X1 — protein sequence MSALPSSPWKCGCIGQLCVLLLTFLPHILAGRLSNCSHPLVPEHGGFRCDPSPCRGFPHKSSVRMFCEAGYRPNTSGVAWCHHGAWKPPLPACVRLKGGAHVKVDSGIHVASTAAGVSIFLLTTTACLVVKSRLCTCLSHSRRRPSDQLDLMGEGLPVTLPSYEEAVYGSWGQRLPTCSSPGPTQLLLAREPLTDQSGDAPPAYEEVQSQGRDRTSDVQRLRVSLSDDKDI from the exons ATGTCTGCGTTGCCGTCATCCCCGTGGAAGTGCGGCTGCATCGGTCAGCTCTGTGTCCTCCTCTTGACCTTCCTGCCCCACATCCTTGCAG GCAGGCTGAGTAACTGCAGCCACCCTCTGGTGCCGGAACATGGCGGCTTCCGCTGCGATCCCTCGCCCTGCAGAGGTTTCCCACACAAGAGCTCGGTCCGCATGTTCTGCGAGGCCGGGTACCGCCCCAACACGTCGGGTGTCGCCTGGTGCCACCACGGCGCCTGGAAACCCCCGCTTCCCGCCTGCGTCCGCCTCAAGG GGGGCGCTCACGTGAAAGTGGACAGCGGAATCCACGTGGCGTCCACGGCTGCGGGCGTGTCCATCTTCCTGCTCACCACCACCGCCTGCCTGGTGGTCAAGTCCCGCCTCTGCACCTGTCTGTCACACAG CAGGCGGCGGCCGTCTGACCAGCTGGACCTGATGGGGGAGGGACTTCCTGTCACGTTGCCGTCCTACGAGGAGGCGGTGTACGGCAGCTGGGGGCAGCGCCTCCCCACTTGCTCGTCGCCGGGCCCCACCCAGCTCCTGTTGGCCCGTGAGCCCCTCACTGACCAATCGGGGGATGCCCCGCCCGCTTACGAGGAGGTCCAGTCACAGGGCAGAGACAGGACGAGCGACGTCCAGCGGCTACGTGTGTCGTTGTCGGACGACAAGGACATTTGA
- the zgc:152863 gene encoding sushi domain-containing protein 6 isoform X2, whose protein sequence is MSALPSSPWKCGCIGQLCVLLLTFLPHILAGRLSNCSHPLVPEHGGFRCDPSPCRGFPHKSSVRMFCEAGYRPNTSGVAWCHHGAWKPPLPACVRLKGGAHVKVDSGIHVASTAAGVSIFLLTTTACLVVKSRLCTCLSHRRRPSDQLDLMGEGLPVTLPSYEEAVYGSWGQRLPTCSSPGPTQLLLAREPLTDQSGDAPPAYEEVQSQGRDRTSDVQRLRVSLSDDKDI, encoded by the exons ATGTCTGCGTTGCCGTCATCCCCGTGGAAGTGCGGCTGCATCGGTCAGCTCTGTGTCCTCCTCTTGACCTTCCTGCCCCACATCCTTGCAG GCAGGCTGAGTAACTGCAGCCACCCTCTGGTGCCGGAACATGGCGGCTTCCGCTGCGATCCCTCGCCCTGCAGAGGTTTCCCACACAAGAGCTCGGTCCGCATGTTCTGCGAGGCCGGGTACCGCCCCAACACGTCGGGTGTCGCCTGGTGCCACCACGGCGCCTGGAAACCCCCGCTTCCCGCCTGCGTCCGCCTCAAGG GGGGCGCTCACGTGAAAGTGGACAGCGGAATCCACGTGGCGTCCACGGCTGCGGGCGTGTCCATCTTCCTGCTCACCACCACCGCCTGCCTGGTGGTCAAGTCCCGCCTCTGCACCTGTCTGTCACACAG GCGGCGGCCGTCTGACCAGCTGGACCTGATGGGGGAGGGACTTCCTGTCACGTTGCCGTCCTACGAGGAGGCGGTGTACGGCAGCTGGGGGCAGCGCCTCCCCACTTGCTCGTCGCCGGGCCCCACCCAGCTCCTGTTGGCCCGTGAGCCCCTCACTGACCAATCGGGGGATGCCCCGCCCGCTTACGAGGAGGTCCAGTCACAGGGCAGAGACAGGACGAGCGACGTCCAGCGGCTACGTGTGTCGTTGTCGGACGACAAGGACATTTGA
- the hif1al gene encoding hypoxia inducible factor 1 subunit alpha, like isoform X2, translating into MEDIEESAATKRTSSEQRKLRSRDAARCRRSKETELFYDLARTLPLPRRVSTHLDKAAIMRVTLSFLRMHRLLHPGGESPSLCEDKEEEEKEVEEDEEEDEDPANGLYAQALAGFIVVISEEGDMIYLTENVNKHVGIAQLELLGQSVYDFIHPCDQEELRDILSLRPGCGKKGAKGQLSLKNLFLRMKSTLTTRGRTVNIKSASWKVFHCTGHMRPLGDPSASPCGTVMTLLCEPVPHPSSVDFPLDTHTFLTRHSMDLRFTHCEGRVTELVGYEPTELIGRSAFEFHHALDSDHVNKSLQTLLAKGQVSTSPYRFLAKGGGFVWAETQATVLYSSKMSQPEAVVCLNFVLSAVEQSDVVLSTEQLCKEAESPPSAAEDSERLDENTGPSPSSLSEVEATDELLQVTPADGDAVSPLTGDFVSLSFATPHSPDSLPDDPEDLCTPELRQLLSPIFNPITPPSSSSSSSDKGSSPQPQPVQSQCEENVLDTSEVEKFFAFCPEDGDKAQDQEQLVMDGMDLEMLAPYISMDDDFQLTFFSGMPEEASEPPSSSPETPIVNRKRAYDPDEEDTLSQMITGDKRHKHDPPSLEEELLLSHSLLGCLEETGQSEVGFGPQGRSHLLTDRDPVLGGMKGLCDTAALMRDIFKSHPPDLFPPRLHMS; encoded by the exons ATGGAGGACATAGAGGAAAGTGCGGCGACCAAACG TACCAGTTCGGAGCAGAGGAAGTTGCGCTCCCGGGATGCGGCCCGATGCAGACGGAGCAAAGAGACCGAGCTCTTTTACGACCTGGCTCGGACGCTACCCCTCCCCCGGCGGGTCTCCACCCACCTGGACAAAGCGGCCATCATGAGGGTCACCCTCAGCTTCCTGCGCATGCACCGCCTCCTCCATCCTG GAGGCGAGAGTCCGAGTTTGTGTGAAGacaaagaagaggaggaaaaggaggtggaggaggatgaagaagaagacgaagaccCAGCCAACGGGCTGTACGCTCAGGCGCTGGCGGGCTTCATCGTGGTGATATCGGAGGAGGGGGACATGATCTACCTGACGGAGAACGTCAACAAGCATGTCGGCATCGCTCAG TTGGAGCTGCTGGGTCAGAGCGTCTACGACTTTATTCATCCCTGCGACCAGGAAGAGCTCAGGGACATCCTCTCCCTGCGCCCCG GCTGTGGTAAAAAAGGAGCCAAAGGTCAGCTCAGCCTCAAGAACCTCTTCTTACGGATGAAGAGCACACTGACCACCAGGGGGCGCACCGTCAACATCAAGTCTGCCAGCTGGAAG GTGTTCCACTGCACAGGTCACATGCGCCCACTGGGTGACCCGTCGGCGTCCCCTTGTGGCACGGTGATGACGCTGCTGTGTGAACCCGTCCCTCACCCGTCCAGTGTGGACTTCCCTCTGGACACGCACACCTTCCTCACCCGCCACAGCATGGACCTGCGCTTCACGCACTGCGAGGGCAG GGTGACGGAGCTGGTGGGGTACGAGCCGACCGAACTGATCGGCCGCTCAGCGTTCGAGTTCCACCACGCGCTCGACTCTGATCACGTCAACAAGAGCCTGCAGACGC TGCTGGCAAAGGGTCAAGTGAGCACCAGCCCCTACCGCTTCCTGGCGAAGGGCGGCGGATTCGTGTGGGCGGAGACTCAGGCCACCGTCCTCTACAGCAGCAAAATGTCACAGCCGGAGGCGGTGGTCTGCCTCAACTTTGTACTCAG CGCCGTTGAGCAGTCGGATGTGGTTTTGTCCACGGAGCAGCTTTGCAAAGAAGCAGAGTCGCCGCCTTCAGCCGCGGAGGACTCTGAACGCCTTGACGAGAACACGGGTCCCAGTCCCAGCAGCCTGTCTGAGGTTGAGGCGACAGACGAGCTTCTTCAGGTGACGCCGGCAGACGGAGACGCCGTTTCTCCGCTGACAGGAG ATTTTGTGTCTCTCTCCTTTGCGACACCGCACAGTCCAGACAGCCTCCCTGACGACCCCGAGGACCTGTGCACACCAGAGCTGAGACAGCTGCTCTCGCCCATATTCAACCCCATCACCCctccatcatcctcatcatcatcatcagacaAAGGCTCCTCACCGCAACCCCAGCCAGTACAG AGCCAATGCGAGGAGAACGTGCTGGACACCAGTGAGGTGGAGAAGTTTTTCGCCTTTTGTCCCGAAGATGGCGACAAGGCGCAGGATCAAGAACAGCTG GTCATGGACGGGATGGATCTGGAAATGTTGGCTCCTTACATCTCCATGGACGATGACTTCCAGCTGACCTTCTTCAGCGGCATGCCGGAGGAGGCGAGCGAGCCTCCGTCTTCTTCGCCAGAGACCCCCATCGTCAACAGGAAGCG GGCTTACGACCCAGATGAGGAGGACACGCTGTCCCAGATGATAACGGGTGACAAGAGACACAAACACGACCCCCCCTCACTGGAGGAGGAGCTCCTTCTGAGCCACTCGTTGCTG GGCTGCCTGGAGGAAACTGGCCAATCCGAGGTGGGGTTTGGCCCACAGGGGCGGAGTCACCTCCTCACCGACAGAGACCCTGTCTTAGGCGGCATGAAGGGGCTCTGCGACACAGCCG CTCTGATGAGGGACATATTCAAGTCGCACCCGCCCGACTTGTTCCCGCCTCGGTTGCACATGTCCTGA